A genomic stretch from Sulfolobus islandicus Y.N.15.51 includes:
- a CDS encoding DUF1286 domain-containing protein, whose protein sequence is MKLRTHYIFSTGLLTLLDSVLFHEYFYYALILSGIVSVIGNSLIDRIGHKEIATRYGYIPVRTPLTHTIPRSVVWGIVSVVPVFILLLIYYYGFSYHEYYFSLSNKVVLLILLNGVVVGPSHLFLDVFTERGIYHKVNGKWRRFALAHFSYDNPLVNGLAILLGIIMLLAALYLHNYHYYNYYF, encoded by the coding sequence ATGAAGTTAAGAACCCATTACATCTTCTCAACCGGTTTATTGACGCTTCTGGACTCTGTACTCTTTCATGAATATTTTTACTACGCTTTAATCTTGAGCGGAATAGTTTCGGTAATAGGTAATTCCTTGATTGATAGGATTGGCCATAAGGAGATTGCCACTAGGTATGGGTATATCCCGGTAAGGACACCTTTAACCCATACAATTCCTAGAAGTGTAGTTTGGGGTATTGTCTCCGTAGTCCCGGTCTTTATTCTCTTATTGATTTATTATTATGGGTTTAGCTATCACGAGTACTATTTCTCCCTTAGCAATAAGGTGGTGTTGTTAATATTGTTAAATGGTGTAGTTGTTGGGCCCTCTCATTTGTTCCTGGACGTATTTACGGAAAGGGGAATATATCATAAAGTAAATGGTAAGTGGAGGAGATTCGCATTGGCACACTTCTCCTATGATAACCCCTTAGTAAATGGATTAGCAATCTTACTAGGAATTATAATGCTGCTAGCAGCACTTTATCTACATAACTACCATTATTACAACTATTATTTCTAA
- a CDS encoding plasmid regulator, whose product MEVKIEKHKSRFTITQLILMAMAKAPGSCCSLEYLHEKTGVDKKELLVYLTRLAKRGIIERKWHKSRAGKERMYCLKYKEDIL is encoded by the coding sequence ATGGAAGTTAAGATAGAGAAACATAAGTCAAGGTTTACCATTACACAATTAATTTTAATGGCTATGGCTAAAGCTCCTGGGAGCTGCTGTAGTTTGGAATATTTACATGAGAAAACTGGTGTTGATAAGAAGGAGCTGCTAGTATATCTAACAAGGTTAGCCAAAAGAGGAATAATAGAAAGGAAATGGCATAAAAGTAGGGCAGGGAAAGAGAGAATGTATTGTCTGAAGTATAAGGAGGATATACTATGA
- a CDS encoding HEPN domain-containing protein, whose translation MSPPNDKFLEYAKALLETAESDLDASKFLWDCNYQAQSVFYLQQSTEKIFKAFRSMYQYLFVEFPEFITEELIASSNSRVTNLMPYLTLLNLRLKERKLNIKGLEDLLKKEYSHGLKKGLKGEIDELKKELEYDKVILKGIFSQLQYTNITNNIDSAIYSLINNLLSPQGNQQNIEKELKDIEGIIESINNVTSFLQKFVGEIKKQPSSIPLQSSSRNSSNLVDIILDEVLPSILTVLILPFKLYNIASYLAQFEENSRYPQINNGNIEIPQDIIRNWSNNYSSIYGNLYEVIKEILNNFKKTDQFLLDIHYRVIQRNYSMDSILNDILGFIDFINNIFPILLQKNILQKIINIINKDKIDENDIEQLANELIKTLEKVI comes from the coding sequence ATGAGCCCGCCAAATGATAAATTTTTAGAATACGCTAAAGCGCTTTTAGAAACTGCAGAATCTGATTTAGATGCAAGTAAATTTCTTTGGGATTGTAATTATCAAGCTCAGTCAGTGTTTTATCTTCAGCAATCAACCGAGAAGATATTTAAAGCGTTTAGGAGCATGTATCAGTACCTCTTTGTAGAATTTCCCGAATTTATTACAGAGGAACTGATAGCTTCAAGTAATAGTAGAGTTACTAACTTGATGCCCTATCTTACACTGTTAAATTTAAGGTTAAAAGAGAGAAAACTGAATATTAAAGGCCTGGAAGATTTACTGAAAAAGGAATACTCTCATGGCTTAAAGAAAGGATTAAAGGGCGAAATAGATGAGTTAAAAAAGGAACTTGAATATGATAAAGTTATTTTAAAGGGTATATTTTCTCAACTACAGTATACTAATATAACAAATAATATTGATTCTGCAATATACTCGCTTATAAATAATTTATTATCACCTCAAGGTAACCAACAGAATATCGAGAAAGAATTAAAAGATATAGAGGGAATCATTGAGAGTATTAATAATGTAACTTCGTTCCTTCAAAAATTCGTGGGAGAAATTAAAAAACAACCATCAAGTATACCCTTACAAAGTTCATCCAGGAATAGTAGTAATTTAGTAGATATTATTTTAGACGAAGTTTTACCTTCTATACTTACCGTTTTAATATTACCATTTAAACTATATAATATAGCGTCTTATCTTGCTCAGTTTGAAGAGAATTCAAGATATCCGCAAATAAATAACGGAAACATTGAAATTCCACAAGATATAATTCGCAATTGGTCTAATAATTATTCTAGTATTTACGGTAATTTATATGAGGTAATAAAAGAGATTCTAAATAACTTTAAGAAAACTGACCAATTTCTGCTAGATATTCATTATAGAGTTATTCAGAGAAACTATTCTATGGATAGTATACTTAATGATATTCTTGGTTTCATAGACTTTATAAACAATATTTTTCCAATATTACTACAAAAAAATATATTACAGAAAATAATAAATATTATAAATAAAGATAAAATAGATGAAAATGATATTGAACAATTAGCAAATGAATTAATCAAAACACTGGAAAAAGTGATCTAA
- a CDS encoding tyrosine-type recombinase/integrase — protein MLIDISKLDEQQRKRIIKKLVEKLGLSQAAKMLDVGRSTLYRYVNSDQSIPLDIVRKAAEMLASDELSDAIYGLKVVDVDFTTALSVVVKAMKDEKFRNFFVSILYQYLGDYLKNVSSTYIVTEEDVKKFEKLLQGKSKSTIVMRMRYLRIALTKLGYELSPDSIRDLIAELSEDSSNVARHTANSLKLFIKTVVKEKNLQLAQLLYNSFKVPKSKYKYKPQPLSLETLRRIFDNIEHLGAKAFFLLLSESGLRVGEVYSLKMDQLDLENRIIKVMKESETKRAYISFIHTETRKWLQEVYFPYREEFIRTYEHVVGHIGADVEAWKQKLFPFQLADLRSSIKEGMRKVLGKEFRLYDLRSFFASYLIKNGVSPMIVNILQGRAPPAQFQILQNHYFVMSEIELKKIFDEKGPKLLSPK, from the coding sequence ATGCTAATTGATATTTCTAAACTGGACGAGCAACAAAGGAAGAGAATTATTAAGAAGTTAGTAGAGAAGTTGGGGTTATCTCAAGCTGCAAAAATGCTGGATGTCGGTAGGAGTACTTTATATAGATACGTTAACAGTGATCAGAGTATTCCTTTAGACATTGTGAGGAAAGCTGCAGAAATGTTAGCTTCAGACGAACTTTCGGACGCAATATACGGGCTGAAAGTAGTTGACGTTGATTTTACTACTGCATTATCTGTAGTTGTTAAAGCTATGAAAGATGAGAAGTTCCGGAACTTTTTCGTTTCGATACTTTATCAATATCTAGGAGACTATTTGAAGAACGTATCATCAACATACATTGTTACTGAAGAAGACGTGAAGAAGTTTGAAAAATTGCTCCAGGGTAAGAGTAAAAGCACTATTGTCATGAGGATGAGGTATCTTAGGATAGCGCTTACAAAGTTGGGATATGAGTTAAGCCCGGACAGTATCAGAGACTTAATAGCGGAGTTATCTGAAGATAGCAGCAATGTAGCCAGACATACCGCGAATTCCTTGAAACTATTTATCAAAACAGTAGTAAAGGAGAAGAACTTGCAGTTAGCACAGCTGTTATATAATTCGTTCAAAGTTCCTAAGTCTAAGTATAAATACAAACCCCAACCGCTTAGTTTAGAGACGTTAAGAAGAATCTTTGATAATATAGAACACTTAGGTGCTAAAGCTTTCTTCTTATTGCTATCAGAATCAGGGCTCAGGGTAGGAGAAGTATACTCGCTTAAGATGGACCAACTAGATCTGGAAAACCGCATAATAAAAGTGATGAAAGAATCAGAAACCAAGAGGGCCTATATTTCCTTTATCCATACAGAAACTAGGAAGTGGTTACAAGAAGTTTATTTCCCATATAGGGAAGAGTTTATAAGGACGTATGAACACGTTGTAGGTCATATAGGAGCTGATGTAGAAGCGTGGAAGCAGAAACTGTTCCCTTTTCAGTTAGCGGACTTAAGATCTTCAATAAAAGAAGGGATGAGGAAGGTTCTGGGAAAGGAGTTCAGACTTTACGACTTGAGGAGCTTCTTTGCCAGCTATTTAATCAAAAACGGAGTATCGCCGATGATAGTTAACATCTTACAAGGACGTGCTCCCCCTGCTCAATTCCAGATACTACAAAACCATTATTTCGTGATGAGCGAGATAGAGCTGAAGAAGATATTTGATGAAAAAGGGCCTAAGCTGCTTTCTCCAAAATAA
- a CDS encoding cell division protein ZapB, whose translation MTINEIIEENEELQIQYSKALNTIAALERKLQKLERENERLQKENISLKDENMKLRRQNNILMRAIEIALTIRDREKQDLHLKAVLQKIKEETGEFKG comes from the coding sequence ATGACAATAAATGAGATCATTGAAGAAAACGAAGAGCTGCAAATTCAGTATAGTAAAGCATTGAATACTATAGCAGCTTTAGAGAGGAAGCTGCAAAAGTTAGAAAGAGAGAATGAAAGATTGCAGAAAGAGAACATTTCATTAAAAGATGAAAATATGAAACTGAGAAGACAAAATAATATTCTAATGAGGGCTATAGAGATTGCACTGACTATACGAGATAGAGAAAAACAAGACCTACATCTGAAGGCAGTTTTACAGAAGATTAAGGAAGAAACTGGGGAGTTTAAGGGGTGA
- a CDS encoding ribbon-helix-helix protein, CopG family — protein MRVVTFKLEEELLQQLDLYCINNAKERSEVIRTAIKFYLSCRKGRVYRLNSFEEKNNGVRVREI, from the coding sequence ATGAGGGTTGTTACATTTAAACTAGAGGAGGAATTGTTACAGCAGCTAGACTTATACTGCATTAATAACGCTAAGGAGAGAAGCGAGGTAATTAGGACCGCAATAAAGTTTTACTTAAGCTGCAGGAAAGGCAGAGTTTACAGACTAAATTCCTTTGAAGAGAAAAACAATGGAGTTAGGGTGAGGGAAATATGA